The genomic interval GACCGGCGTGGTTACCATTCCTCTCATGAAGCAGTCCGGTTACCGCCCGGCCTTCGCGGGCGCGGTGGAGGCGGTCGCGTCGACGGGCGGCATCCTCCTGCCACCGATGATGGGGATGGTCGCTTTCCTGGTCGCTGAGTTTCTCGATATCCCTTATCTTCAGGTTTGCCTCGCCGCGGCCATTCCCGCCGCCCTCTATTATGGAAGCCTCTACGCGCTCGTGGATCTCGAGGCCCGCCGCGCCGGCCTCCGTGGGCTTCCGAAATCGGAGCTTCCCCCGTTATCGAAGACCCTTGCCGAAGGTTGGCACTTTCTCGTTCCCCTCGTCGTGCTCGTCATCACCCTTGCGGTGTTTCGTTATCCTCCGGGCAAGAGCGCCCTCTATGCGATCGGGGCGCTCCTGCTCGTGACGTTGCCCTGGAAGTCGACGCGATTCACCGGGACCCGGCTGGTGAGCGCCTTCGAGAGAGCCGCTCGAACCTCTCTCGTCATCGGGATCATCTGCGGCTCCGTGGGGATTCTCATCACGAGTCTCGCTATCACCGGGGCGACGCTGCGCGGCGCGATCCTGCTCGTCGAGGCTTCGGGAGGGCACTTGCTGTTGCTCCTCGCACTGACGGCGTTCGCCTCGCTTCTCCTCGGAACGGGCGTACCGGCGATCGGCTCCTACGTGCTCCTGGCCACCACGGTGGCGCCGGCCATTACCGAGCTCGGCGTTCCCGTCATCGCGGCGCATCTCTTCGTGCTCTACTGGGGTATCAGCCACGTCATCACACCGCCGGTAGGAGGGGCCCTCTATATCGCCTCCTCGTTTTCCGGAGTCGACATCTGGCGACAGGGCTTCGAGGCGATGAAGCTCGGGATCGGCCTGTTCGCCGTCCCTTTCATCTTCTGCTACCACCCCGAGCTCTTGATGATCGGCGCTCCGGGGGAGATTTTGTGGCGTTGCCTTGTCGCGGCCGTTGCCATGCTTGCCGTGGCGGCGGCTCTCGTCGGCTACCTGCGCGCCCGGCTCACCGGCTGGCAGCGAGGACTTCTCGGGGCCGCCGCCGTCTCTCTCATCGTCGGAAGCCCTCTTGCGATCGGTGCCGGAGCGGCTGCCATCGCGGGGCTTCTCGTGCGGCAGCAGGTCTCGATGCGGACCGTCGAGATATAGGATAATCTCATGAAGATCGACGTCTTCGCTCACGTTCTGCCGGCAAGGTATCTCGAGGAGAGGAACCGCAGAGCGGGCGCCGCTTTCAGCTCCCAGTACCGCAAGTACTCGAGCGCGGTGCCCGCCCTCCACGACCTCGACGCGCGTTTTCGGGTCATGGACCAGTTCCCCGACGTCGTGCAGCTCCTCACAATCGCGGG from Vicinamibacteria bacterium carries:
- a CDS encoding TRAP transporter fused permease subunit, whose protein sequence is MSAPRRLSRGTSAFVVFYFLYELAYLLGAFSTRYFFVLEESHRAVSLAGIIVLTFLLARARRTDVGPVPTYDYVLMGIGVIGCLYIAPTSRIIELQTAAPQARPLEMLMGIATIVVLLEGTRRVSGTVLPVLLLVSIFYALFADRFPGFLYGRGHSLDRVIGELYLSVEGIFGSVMSLWTRILVVFVLFGGFLQVSGAGKFFIDLALSVAGHLPGGPAKVAVIASGLFGTVSGSAAADVATTGVVTIPLMKQSGYRPAFAGAVEAVASTGGILLPPMMGMVAFLVAEFLDIPYLQVCLAAAIPAALYYGSLYALVDLEARRAGLRGLPKSELPPLSKTLAEGWHFLVPLVVLVITLAVFRYPPGKSALYAIGALLLVTLPWKSTRFTGTRLVSAFERAARTSLVIGIICGSVGILITSLAITGATLRGAILLVEASGGHLLLLLALTAFASLLLGTGVPAIGSYVLLATTVAPAITELGVPVIAAHLFVLYWGISHVITPPVGGALYIASSFSGVDIWRQGFEAMKLGIGLFAVPFIFCYHPELLMIGAPGEILWRCLVAAVAMLAVAAALVGYLRARLTGWQRGLLGAAAVSLIVGSPLAIGAGAAAIAGLLVRQQVSMRTVEI